Sequence from the Ancalomicrobiaceae bacterium S20 genome:
ATCTCGTTCCCGACACATCGGGGGAGCCGCTGCGCCACCCGCAGGTCGAGGCGAGCTTCGTCGAGGACGACGACGGCAATCTCGTCGCGCGCGACCAGTCGCTGAACTGAGAGACGCCAGCGGGACGGTCGAGGTCTGCCATCGCGGATCCGGCAAGCCGGTCGCACCGTGCCGCTGCGCAGTCGCCGACAAACGAAAAACGCCGCGGACATCATCCGCGGCGTCGTCGTTTCAGCCAGTGACTTCGACGATCAGGGCTTCGGAGCCGCGGCGCCGTTGTTGAGCTTCTGGCGGGCCTCTTCGGCGCGCTTCTGCAGTTCCTGCTGGAGCTGGTCCTGGCTCTCCTGCTTGGCGGTCGGGTCGATGCCCTCGCTCTCCTGCGCGGCCTTGAAGCCGACGAGCTGGAAGCCGAGCGGCAGCGGCTTGCCCTGATAGTTGAGCGCGGTGACCTTGAGCGCCTGGCCCTTCTTCATCGTCGCGATGAACTGGTCGGTGACCGTCATCTCGGCGTAGCAGGCGTTCGGGAAGCAGATCGTGTACTTGGCCTCTTCCTGCTTGCCGGTGTCGACGGCGAGACGCAGGCCCGGCTGGATCAGCACCACCGGCGGCACGGCGATCAGCACGGTCTTCTTGGCCTCGCCCTCGATGTCGCGCAACGCGACCGAGGCGATCAGCTGGCCCTGGTCGGACCGCAGTTCCTGCGCGACGAGGCAGACCTTGCGCTTCTCGGGATCGCGCGAGCAGTACTTCACCCAGGGATTCGGCTGGTCGGGCGCGAGCGTCGCCTCCGGCGCGGCGGCAGGCGCGGCCGGCTTCGCCGGGGCAGCGGGCTTCGGCTTGGCCGGGGTGGCCGGCGCCGCCTGCTGGGCGAGAGCGCCGGTCGAGAACGCGCCGGCACCGACGAGCAGCGCACCAACGAGCAGCGCGGTGTGCGTGAGGGCCACCCGAACAACCGGCCCCGCCGTGCGAACAGACTTCGAGATCATTTTTGACCAATCCCCGGAACGATTGACGGCCGCCCGACCCGGATCGGTCCGGTGTCGGCGACCGGT
This genomic interval carries:
- a CDS encoding invasion associated locus B family protein, whose product is MALTHTALLVGALLVGAGAFSTGALAQQAAPATPAKPKPAAPAKPAAPAAAPEATLAPDQPNPWVKYCSRDPEKRKVCLVAQELRSDQGQLIASVALRDIEGEAKKTVLIAVPPVVLIQPGLRLAVDTGKQEEAKYTICFPNACYAEMTVTDQFIATMKKGQALKVTALNYQGKPLPLGFQLVGFKAAQESEGIDPTAKQESQDQLQQELQKRAEEARQKLNNGAAAPKP